The Enterobacter mori genomic interval TTAACACCATAGAGCTGTCCCGCATCGGGTGTACGCGGGAATCAGAAGCGCAGCGGCACGGGCTTTACGCTATTGAAACCAACCGCGATGACAATGGCGTGGAGTTCAAAACAGGGTTGGAAGGGCGTATCCCACGTATCGGTAAGGTGATCGGCATCAATAACGCCCCGCTGGCCGGTCGCGAGAATGGCGGTCGCGTGGCTGCAGCCTCCGGAACGAAAGTCACGCTTGACCGTATTACGACTGCTAAAGCGGGGGACACGCTTATCGTTAACCTTCCCACCGGCAAATCCGAAGGCAGGAAGGTGAAAAGCGTCTCCGGACGCGCTGTTACCGTTGAGACAGCGTACAGCGTTACCCCAAATGCTGAATCAGCGTGGGTGCTTGATCAGCCTGATTTAGCTATTCAACTGTTCCGAGTTAAGCGGCTTATGGTTAATTCGGATAACACGGTCACCATTAACGGCCTGCCTTACAATCCGAACAAGTTTCCGCGCGTTGATGACGGTGCGGTGATTGAAGACAGGCCCGTCAGCGTTGTGCCGCCACGCGGACAGGGGATGCCGGAAAATATCACTCTCTCAAGCGTGTACCGCGTTGAACAGGGGATAGGCATCACCACGATGGTTGTTACGTGGGAAACCGTCAAAAATGCCGTTGCCTATGAGGCGCAGTGGCGTCAGAACAACGGCGACTGGATTAACGTTCCGCGCACCGGCAACACGCGCTTTGAGGTTGATGGAATTTACTCCGGGCGCTACGTGGTCCGAATCCGCGCGGTTAACGCGCTCGATATCGCATCCCTATGGGCAACGTCAGCTGAGACGGAGCTTACGGGTAAGGTCGGAAAACCGCCGATGCCCGTGAACCTCGCAACGCAGCCTTTAGTATTTGGGATCGGCATTTCCTGGGGATTTCCGTCCGGGGCGCAGGACACGCAGAAGACAGAAATCCACTACAGCGCCACGGCGAACGGTGATTCTCCGTTACTGCTGGCAGACGTGCCTTATCCCTCATCGACCTACCAGCAAATGGGATTGCTGGCTGGAAAATCGTTCTGGTACCGGGCAAGGCTCGTTGATCGCCTGGGCAATCAGAGCGACTGGACCGAGTGGGTCTTTGGTCAGTCGAGCACAGACGTATCTGATATCACCGATTCCATTCTCAAGGAGATGGAGGAAACGGGTCTACTGAAGGATGTGGTTGAGAATGCCGTCGACAGCAATGAAAAAATTGCTGGCATGGTTAATGACATCAAACAGGCCAATGACGAACTGGAGCTGCAGGCGAAGGATATCGCCCAAAACGCCCAGAACATTGGGAAGGTACAGACCAGCGTTAATGAGCTTTCCAGCACTGTCGGGGATGTTTCGTCTTCACTCAGCCAGCTTGAGCAAACGGTGGCAACAGAAGATGCCGCCCTGGGCCAGCGAATCGACAGCATCAGCGTATCCATGGACGGCATGACGGGTGGAGTGAAGAACTCAGCCATCGCCATTATCCAGAACGGGCTGGCGCAGGTGGCCACACGCAAAAGGTTATCTGCAACGGTCGCCGGTAACAGCGCTCAGCTGGACCGTATTGACGAGGTCATCGTTAACGAGAAAGAGGCGACGGCGCGCTCGCTGCTAAGCCTGCAGACGGACGTGAACGGCAACAAGGCTTCCATCAACAGCCTGAACCAGACGTTCTCCGATTACCAGCAGGCTATGGCCACGCAGGTAAACAGCATTACTGCGACCGTCAATGGACACACTTCTACGATCACCACCAATGCGCAGGCCATTGCGAACGTCAACGGCGACCTGAAGGCGATGTACAGCATTAAGGTCGGGTTATCCAGCAACGGCCAGTATTACGCGGCGGGGATGGGGATCGGCGTGGAGAATACGCCATCCGGGATGCAGTCGCAGGTTATCTTCCTGGCTGACCGCTTCGCGGTAACGCACCAGGCAGGAGCGACCGTTACGCTTCCGTTCGTGATTCAGAACGGGCAGACCTTTATCCGAAATACTGTGATTGGCGAAGGGACTATCGACAACACCAAAATCGGCAGCTACATCCAGTCCACAACCTGGGACGGCACGGGGAACGTTGGCTGGCACATCAACAAGTCAGGCTACGCGACGTTCAACAACGTGACCGTTCGCGGCTCGATTTACGCCACAAACGGTAATTTTTCTTTCAATGGCTCCGGCAACACAACAGTGATTAATGGCAACGGTTTAACCGTCAACATTCCTGGTGGTGGCCGGATTGTACTGGGGACATGGACATAAGATGCCGACAGGATTATTGATAGAACTTAATGACGGCGGAAAGCGCATGGAGATAACGGCGGGTCTGAGATGCCCGTCTTTTGGTGGCAGCTTTGATACTGGCTACCAGAAAGCAAAGTATGTGGACATCACTGGTTATGTTTCAGGAGCGCAGGTGCTGTTTATACCGCATGCGACTGCCTATGTTGATTCAGGGCTGTGGCATAAAATGAATTCCGTCACTATCTCTGGTGGGAGGGTTACGCAAAATTCGAGAATGCAGGCGCTGGGTATAAGTGAGAGGGACAGTACTTATACCTTTCCCGGTAGTGTCTGGCAGATATTCCCGACAGGTCAGCGAAGTGGGGTTGGCCTGCTTATTGGTGACAGCACCGACTTCCTGGCGATCACTAACGCCACACAGTCAGGCCAGTGTATCTGGAAGGGTACCGTTAATGTTCCGACCGGGGGTTGGGCGGTTCCCACGATAGCAGGATACGACAAGTCGAAGTACGTCGTTTTCGGGCGCTGTAACAGTGGTAACACGATTGATTTCGACGGTAATACTGTCAGGTTCTTCAGCCCTCCGTCCACGAACGATGATGCTCCCGCAACCGGCACGATAGATATCGTCATCTTTGCCAGCGGTGTAGCACCGCAGCCAGGTACTGGCCTCAATATTTTTAATGCTGCAGGGGCTTGTACGTTTTCAACAACAAGACGGCCTTTCGTATACCTCAACCAACTCTGGACCCCTTCGACAAGTGCCGTGAGCATCGGTAACGGATATGTTCCGCTGGGCAGGTTTGGGCTTATGGTGCATACGGTAAATGGCATGTATGTATATCGAATGTTCGGAATAAAAATACAGAACGGCAGCGCTTCAGTTCAGGGCGGTAAATATCTTGGTCGCGAGCAGTATGCCATTTTCGGTAATAACACGGTAACGTCGCTCAGCCTTCCTGTTTTGCCCGACATGTACGTCTGAATTAACTGTCTATTTAAATCAACCTCGCTTCGGCGGGGTTTTTTATTGCCTGGAGAAAATATGATTTATAACACTGGCACCATCGCCGTTAACGGAAATACCGCCACTGGCACCGGCACAAACTGGACGGCACCCGCCAGTCAGGTTCGCGCTGGCCAGACTATTATCGTGATGTCTAACCCGGTGCAGCTGTTCCAGATTTCATCCGTGAACAGCGCCACGTCAATGACGGTAACGCCTGCCGCTTCCCCGGCGTTGAGCGGCCAGAAGTATGGAATTCTTGTGTCGGACAATATCTCGGTCGATGGACTCGCTCAGGCGATGTCTCAACTCATCAACGATTACGACGAGAATATTGGCGCGTGGGAAACGTTCGCCACCACTTCAGCAAACCAGAGCATCACCGTTACCATCAACGGCATCCCTGTAACGATCCCTGGCATCGGTAAACTGGCGCAGAAAGGGAGTAACGGAGCCATTCCGATTGCACAGGGCGGGACCGGTGCAACGAACGAAGAAGACGCTCGCACAAACCTCGGTTTAGGAATATCGGATACAGTGATGCTTGCAGGTGTTACCGCAACGACCGGGGATTTGAATGTACAGTCAACCACAGGGAGTGTGCGTTACAACGCAGCGGCAGGCGGAGAACATGTTTTTAACTCTGCTGCGCAGCGCGCTCTTTTTAACTGCCCTGTTGCTCTCGCCGCTGGCTCAATTACTATCCCAAACACTGCATCAGCGACCGCACCTTCTGGCCCCGGTATACGTGGTATTTATGCAGGCGCAGACACAGCCAACTTTGACAATGCATCTAACATCAACCTTTATTCATGGTACGGGATTGGTTTCTGCACCGCGTACACATCACCAACTAATGGTGTTCAGGAAGGCAAGCCCGCCGTGTACATCAATACACGAAATGGAACAATTAACGCGAAAGGGGCGGTTCAGGCCAACGGCGTTACTCTTACGTCAGACTGGAACGCAAAAGAGGAAGTGAACATCATCGAACCTGCGGAGGCTCTGGAAAAGATAGCCGCGCTTGATGGTTACACGTTCCGCTATAAGAATGCAGATTCAAAGAGATTAACCGCTGGCGCGCTTGCGCAAGATCTCGATTTAGTGATTCCCGACCTGGTAATTCATGATGAAGCTACTGATTATCTTGTTGCCGATTATATGGGGCTGATCGGCTATCTGATTGCTGCTTTAAAAGGGTTGAAACTGCAAATCGACGAGATTACCAACGGAGAGAATTTAAACAATAACAAAGGGACAAATGCAGAGGGGGAGCTGACCGAGCAGAACGGCGCGTGAAAAATTTAAAAGGTCGGTTTGGGAGATAGCGTCACAGCCAACTTCGGAAGCCTCGAAATTGGAGCGAAAAAAGCCTCTTCTGCAAGCTTTGTCGATTTTCATTTTCTTGGCACCAACGACTATGACGCGCGCATCCTGTGCGGTGGAAATTCTAATGGCGCCATGGGGAAAGGAGACTTCACATTTTACGCAGGGAAATACGTTTTTATCGGTGATAGCTTTGAATTCCGTAATCCAGTTACCTGCCAGAACAGCATCAGCGCATCCGCAAAAATCGCGACCAGTGCTGATATGGAATGCAAAACTAAAATTGCTGTTTTGGCCCCAGCTGACAATCAGAATGCCCACGTGTGGTTCTATGGCACAGGTGGGGCATCCAGGGGGGTAATTTATTCCGGGCAAACAGGAATTATTCAGATCCGCCCTGACAATAATGATAACGGCGGCTCCAACGGATACTCTTTTGCATTTGGGGCTGATGGTAAGTTCACCTGCGTCACGATGAATCAGACTTCGGATGAACGAGTTAAATTCGACAAAGAACCCGTCAGTAATGCTCTTGAGAAGGTCTGCTCTCTTACGGGTTATACATTCGGTATTCAACTGACTGAATCGGAATCCGTTCGAAGCGCAGGCATTATCGCCCAGGAACTGGAGCAGGTATTGCCCGTTGCTGTCAGCTCAGGTGGCACCGGCACAACGCCCGGTGGAGACGAAATTAGCGATCTTAAAACAGTGGACTACAGCGCGATGAGCGCGCTGTATGTTGAGGCAATCAAAGAGCTGGCCGAACGGTTAAAGACCATCGAAAAAGAACTGGCCGAACTACGCGGCCCGGTAGTTGCCTAACCTTCGTTATCACCTTGCAGTCGCTGTTGTTCATGATTGAAAACTGAATCAGTGGGCATATTCAGGCGAACATCGATCCAGCTGTTCACCGGCACGTCCATCGGTTCACCTTTAGTTTTGATGATCTCACCTTCATCGCTCAGGATGTATTTTCGCTTGAAAAGACGGATTGTCAGGCCTCCGCTTTCCGTCTGCTCAGCCTCAACCACGCCAAGTTCTCCCATGCCGCCGGGGTCCATCGGTGGCAGTAGCTGCCATCCCTCAGACGCCAGGCCTACCGAACCAGCCAGCACGTAAACGCCCACCTCGAGGCGAGAAATGGTTATTCCCTCCGCCTCAGCGTTCGCCGTCCCACAGCCGCACCAGGAGAAGCCATCCTCCGCTATATCGGCACGCTGGCAGGCTTCCTGGCTCGCTACGATACGGGCAACCGGAGACGCAGCCTTTAGGGTGCCATCGCTGGCCTTTGTGGTATTGCCCGTGGTGTAAGCCTCCTGGTATGACCAAGACGAGCCACCGTAATACGAAAACCACGTTCTCCTCAGAATGTAAGCCTGATGAATGCGTGTCGGTCGGCTTCCCCGGTTGACGACTATTGACGTAATACCCGTATTTGCAGTTAACCCAAGCTGGGTAAGACCATCATTGGAGTGAGAGGTGAAACAGGTAGGTGTGAATGCATCCATAGCGTCCAGTAGTGCTCCGTCGCCGTGGATAGACCCAATACCGAATGCGCCTACCTGCATCACGTTATTTGCGGCGGTTCCGACGTCCTTTGTCGCGCTACTTCCTAAACCGACGTTTTATAGATTGCTCTCAAGCAGCCTGGCCGATAACTTCACCTGATTTTTTTGCTGAAATAACTGGGTGGAAAATATGCAAATTGGCTATGTAAGGGTGTCAACAAATGACCAAAATACGGATCTTCAGCGGCAAGCGCTCGAACGCGCAGGATGTGAACAGATTTTCGAAGAAAAAATGAGCGGAACAGTGGCGAACCGGCCAGCGCTCAAAAAGCTTCTTAGGACATTGAATGAGGGGGATTCGCTGGTGGTCTGGAAGCTGGATCGCCTTGGGCGCAGCATGCGAAATCTGGTGCTGCTGGTGGACGAACTCCGGCAGCGCGGTATCCACTTTAAGAGCCTCACAGACAGTATCGATACATCAAGCCCGATGGGGCGCTTTATCTTTCATATCATGTCAGCCCTGGCGGAAATGGAGAGGGAGTTGATTGTAGAGCGCACCCGGGCAGGTCTGGCTGCAGCTCGTGAGAAGGGGCGAATCGGTGGCAGGCGTCCGAAACTTACCCAGGAACAATGGGACCAGGCGGGCCGACTGATTGCGAACGGCCTGGACAGGAAGCAGGTAGCGATAATTTATGACGTTGCCGTATGCACGCTTTATAAAAAATTTCCCGCCTCAAAGTCGGCTTAATTTTGCTCACATAGAATTGCGGCCATAAAATTTACAAAACTCATAATTCGAAGCGACATATAAACTTAGAAACGAAACGGCGAAGCTTTAGTCAGTCATGGCCGACCTTCTGTCTTGTGTGCATACCCAAATGAAACTACTGTATATAAAAACAGTGTTGAGGTGTGCGTTATGGAATTTATCAGGCCTGCGGAACTGCGAGAAATCATTGCTCTCCCGCTTTTCAGTGACTTAGTACAGTGTGGTTTCCCAAGCCCCGCGGCTGATTACGTTGAACAGCGCATCGATCTCAATGAGTTACTTGTTGCTCACCCGAGTTCGACATATTTCGTCAAAGCCGCGGGTGATTCTATGATCGAAGCCGGTATCAGCGACGGTGATCTGCTTGTGATCGACAGCTCGCGCACTGCTGATCACGGTGACATTGTCATCGCCGCGGTGGAAGGGGAGTTCACTGTTAAACGCCTGCAGTTGCGCCCGACCGTGCAGCTTAATCCTATGAACAGCGCCTACAGTCCGATTGTTGTTGGCAGCGAAGACACGCTGGATGTTTTCGGCGTTGTTACTTTCATCGTTAAATCTGCGAGCTGAACATGTTTGCTCTCTGTGATGTGAATTCGTTCTACGCATCGTGCGAGACAGTGTTTCGGCCCGATTTGAGGGGGCGGCCGGTTGTCGTTCTCTCAAATAATGATGGCTGTGTAATCGCACGCAGCGCAGAAGCAAAAGCAGCCGGAATAACCATGGGGGAGCCATTCTTCAAGCAAAAGGAGCTTTTCCGGCGCGCTGGCGTTGTTTGCTTCAGCAGCAACTATGAGCTCTATGCTGATATGTCTAACCGGGTAATGACGACGCTTGAGGAGATGAGCCCCCGCGTTGAAATTTACAGTATCGATGAAGCATTTTGTGACCTGACGGGCGTAAGGAACTGCCGGGACCTGACTGACTTCGGCAAAGAGATCCGCGCAACAGTTCTTAAGCGTACGCACCTGACTGTCGGGGTTGGCATTGCTCAGACCAAAACACTGGCAAAGCTGGCAAACCACGCCGCTAAGAAATGGCAGCGCCAGACTGGCGGGGTGGTTGATTTGTCCAATATCGATCGCCAGCGCCGACTCCTTGCCCTGGTACCCGTTGAGGACGTATGGGGCGTCGGCAGGCGTATCAGTAAGAAGCTGAACGCCATGGGCATCAAAACAGCTCTGGACCTCTCAGAACAAAGCACATGGATTATCCGTAAACACTTTAACGTGGTACTTGAGCGAACGGTCCGGGAGCTGCGCGGCGAGCCTTGTCTTGATCTGGAAGAGTTTGCACCAGCTAAGCAGGAAATCGTCTGCAGTCGGTCATTCGGCGAACGCGTTACTGAGTATGAACAGATGCGCCAGGCTATCTGCAGTTATGCGGCTCGTGGTGCTGAAAAGCTACGCGGCGAGCATCAGTATTGCCGTTTTATCTCGGCGTTCGTTAAGACCTCTCCCTTTGCGCTTAGCGAGCCCTATTACGGAAATAGTGCGTCAATGAAGCTTCTTACCCCTACACAGGATTCCCGCGACATCATTAATGCCGCAGTAAACTGCCTGGGTAAAATTTGGAAGGATGGTCACCGGTACCAGAAAGCAGGGATCATGCTCGGTGACTTCTTCAGCCAGGGCGTGGCCCAGCTAAACTTGTTCGACGAAAACGCGCCGCGGGCCGGAAGCGATAAGTTGATGGAGGTGCTTGATCACTTAAACGCGAAAGACGGAAAAGGCACGCTCTACTTCGCCGGGCAGGGCATTCAGCAGCAGTGGCAGATGAAGCGAGAAATGCTTTCGCCGCGTTATACGACGAGATACTCAGATTTGCTTAGAGTCCGATAAATTTTCCTGATGTCTTGGTCCGCTTTGTGCCAGGAGCGGAAGTGGCTAACAGCTCTTAGTGTTGATTAATGAGGGGCAGGTCACTATCGCAAAATCCGCTTGCTGATGTATGGAAAGTACTGATAACCTTAATTTATGGTACTTAGTTTATACATCATATTATGGATGATCATTATGTCGCGTAGCTTATACCCAACCACCTTATTTCATTTTACTGAAAAGTTAGATACCTTATTTGAGATACTTGACTCAAGTGATTTTCGGATTTCTTTCGCTAGAGAATTTATACAAGGCCAGAGCACGAATAGGAATTTCGGTATACCGATGGTTTCATTTTGTGATATCAGGCTAACACAGCTTACCCAGCATACTGAAAGTTATGGCCATTATGGCATCGGATTATCAAAAGATTGGGCAAACGAAAATGGACTTAATCCAGTAATTTACATGTCCAAGCACTCTTCTGTTTTTGATAATTATAATCTAGAGATTAGGCGTTTAAAAGCAGAAGTTAATAAGTTATTAAAGCATTTGGACGAAATAAAATCTTCAGGAACAAAATCTCAATTAACTAATGCAAAGCGGAAATATGAGTCGGCGATTCTTAGTTACAAGAAAATTGTAGATCCTTTGCGATATATGAAAAATTACCAGGCAACTTTGAAACGACGCAATGGTCAGGAGAAACCTAACTATATTTTTGCAGATGAGAGGGAGTGGCGATTTGTTCCAGATATAGAAAAATCAATTGGAAAACCAGTGATCGCCGCTTCGAAAAACATATCAACTCAAGATGGCAAGAGAAAATATAACGAATATTATGATGATGACAGGTTGCCCTTTTCACATAAGGATATTAAATATGTCATTGTAGAGCATGAAAGTGATGTTGAAAAGATGATGGACTTTCTGCATATAAAGTATGGTTCAAAAAGTAGCTTGATTCCAAGGGTTCTCTCAACCGAATTGATAGCGAATGATATGTAATTTAAGCTCGGTTTTTGCCTAAATTATCTATGCAATGCTTCCTTTTTGATACTTCATCGTGCTCTTATTGTGTTTAACGCTAAAACTAACCTACTCCCCGTGTTTCACATAGACCGCTATTAGCAATGTCCGCTGCCTGCGAAGAGCGGACATTACTAACATAGTGCCCAGAAGCTTTAAGGGAAGTAAGTCAAGTCCAAAAGTGCGGTTAAAGTAATGCTATTCTTTCCATTGAATGAGTGGATTGGGTATTAGAATTATATCCCCATAGCTACTTAAGCGGATTATTTAAAATTTTAATTAAGAGGTTCTAATTATGGATAGATTTGAAATAAAACTTAATGAAATCAATGAAATTCTTTCAAAGAATCAATTGGGGCTTATCTATGATTTTATAAATGATAGAGATAATGGTCTCGTACTGCCGTTTTTTAGTAAATACATGGACTCTGTTCAAAAATTAGATCTGGATTTTTGCATTACAACCAACTCACATTTTCAATGCGGCATTATTTATGATGAAAAATTGATATTTATGTCTTATGGCACATTTGATAGACTATGTAAGTTATCTGACTTAATTTTTCGGTCAGGGATGATAACCGGGAAAAGTACTAATTTAAACTTTTATGACTTGCATCTCGTTACTAATCCATTTGTTGGGTTTAACAATGAGATAAGAGAGGAAAGTGAGTCCGAATCACACTTATTTATGTTTATTCTTGATTGTCTAATGCTGTTTATAGTTAGTCACGAAGTAGGCCATTTCATTAATAAACATGGCGACCGAGCAAAAAAGCAATCTATTGACACTATCTTTGATGATGTTTTAGGACATAAA includes:
- a CDS encoding DUF6453 family protein, which gives rise to MPTGLLIELNDGGKRMEITAGLRCPSFGGSFDTGYQKAKYVDITGYVSGAQVLFIPHATAYVDSGLWHKMNSVTISGGRVTQNSRMQALGISERDSTYTFPGSVWQIFPTGQRSGVGLLIGDSTDFLAITNATQSGQCIWKGTVNVPTGGWAVPTIAGYDKSKYVVFGRCNSGNTIDFDGNTVRFFSPPSTNDDAPATGTIDIVIFASGVAPQPGTGLNIFNAAGACTFSTTRRPFVYLNQLWTPSTSAVSIGNGYVPLGRFGLMVHTVNGMYVYRMFGIKIQNGSASVQGGKYLGREQYAIFGNNTVTSLSLPVLPDMYV
- a CDS encoding translesion error-prone DNA polymerase V autoproteolytic subunit encodes the protein MEFIRPAELREIIALPLFSDLVQCGFPSPAADYVEQRIDLNELLVAHPSSTYFVKAAGDSMIEAGISDGDLLVIDSSRTADHGDIVIAAVEGEFTVKRLQLRPTVQLNPMNSAYSPIVVGSEDTLDVFGVVTFIVKSAS
- a CDS encoding tail fiber domain-containing protein, whose product is MIYNTGTIAVNGNTATGTGTNWTAPASQVRAGQTIIVMSNPVQLFQISSVNSATSMTVTPAASPALSGQKYGILVSDNISVDGLAQAMSQLINDYDENIGAWETFATTSANQSITVTINGIPVTIPGIGKLAQKGSNGAIPIAQGGTGATNEEDARTNLGLGISDTVMLAGVTATTGDLNVQSTTGSVRYNAAAGGEHVFNSAAQRALFNCPVALAAGSITIPNTASATAPSGPGIRGIYAGADTANFDNASNINLYSWYGIGFCTAYTSPTNGVQEGKPAVYINTRNGTINAKGAVQANGVTLTSDWNAKEEVNIIEPAEALEKIAALDGYTFRYKNADSKRLTAGALAQDLDLVIPDLVIHDEATDYLVADYMGLIGYLIAALKGLKLQIDEITNGENLNNNKGTNAEGELTEQNGA
- a CDS encoding phage tail fiber protein, whose translation is MDAFTPTCFTSHSNDGLTQLGLTANTGITSIVVNRGSRPTRIHQAYILRRTWFSYYGGSSWSYQEAYTTGNTTKASDGTLKAASPVARIVASQEACQRADIAEDGFSWCGCGTANAEAEGITISRLEVGVYVLAGSVGLASEGWQLLPPMDPGGMGELGVVEAEQTESGGLTIRLFKRKYILSDEGEIIKTKGEPMDVPVNSWIDVRLNMPTDSVFNHEQQRLQGDNEG
- a CDS encoding recombinase family protein; translated protein: MQIGYVRVSTNDQNTDLQRQALERAGCEQIFEEKMSGTVANRPALKKLLRTLNEGDSLVVWKLDRLGRSMRNLVLLVDELRQRGIHFKSLTDSIDTSSPMGRFIFHIMSALAEMERELIVERTRAGLAAAREKGRIGGRRPKLTQEQWDQAGRLIANGLDRKQVAIIYDVAVCTLYKKFPASKSA
- a CDS encoding host specificity protein J, producing MAVIRGSKGGGGGGDKGGNRGTEIASVAYMKILLALTEGEAAGDFTGKDIYLDGTPLLDDAGNENFPGVTWEWRSGTVDQDYIAGFPAVENEISVGTELKYGTPWVKSINNTQLSAVRLRLKFPNGVYKLRDSGGKDGYRIAFAIDISTDGGSYVEYGTDEADGIADAGYERSYRIDLPAATSGWQIRVRRLTENTSDGRHADTSRIESMTDIVDAKLRYPHTSLLFIQFDSKLFDGRTPNVTVEMKGIIVRVPANYDPVSRTYSGTWDGTFKWAWTNNPAWIFYDLVLNKRYGLGKRITADLVDKWTLYQIAQYCDAPVSDGAGGKEARYLCDLYIAQRTDAWTVLMDLANIFRGMISWSNNLLSVDADMPRELDPDFVFNKSNIAGAFNFSSTSEKTNYSSAIVTYSNPANGYQDDQASAWVPEVSNRFGFNTIELSRIGCTRESEAQRHGLYAIETNRDDNGVEFKTGLEGRIPRIGKVIGINNAPLAGRENGGRVAAASGTKVTLDRITTAKAGDTLIVNLPTGKSEGRKVKSVSGRAVTVETAYSVTPNAESAWVLDQPDLAIQLFRVKRLMVNSDNTVTINGLPYNPNKFPRVDDGAVIEDRPVSVVPPRGQGMPENITLSSVYRVEQGIGITTMVVTWETVKNAVAYEAQWRQNNGDWINVPRTGNTRFEVDGIYSGRYVVRIRAVNALDIASLWATSAETELTGKVGKPPMPVNLATQPLVFGIGISWGFPSGAQDTQKTEIHYSATANGDSPLLLADVPYPSSTYQQMGLLAGKSFWYRARLVDRLGNQSDWTEWVFGQSSTDVSDITDSILKEMEETGLLKDVVENAVDSNEKIAGMVNDIKQANDELELQAKDIAQNAQNIGKVQTSVNELSSTVGDVSSSLSQLEQTVATEDAALGQRIDSISVSMDGMTGGVKNSAIAIIQNGLAQVATRKRLSATVAGNSAQLDRIDEVIVNEKEATARSLLSLQTDVNGNKASINSLNQTFSDYQQAMATQVNSITATVNGHTSTITTNAQAIANVNGDLKAMYSIKVGLSSNGQYYAAGMGIGVENTPSGMQSQVIFLADRFAVTHQAGATVTLPFVIQNGQTFIRNTVIGEGTIDNTKIGSYIQSTTWDGTGNVGWHINKSGYATFNNVTVRGSIYATNGNFSFNGSGNTTVINGNGLTVNIPGGGRIVLGTWT
- a CDS encoding Y-family DNA polymerase: MFALCDVNSFYASCETVFRPDLRGRPVVVLSNNDGCVIARSAEAKAAGITMGEPFFKQKELFRRAGVVCFSSNYELYADMSNRVMTTLEEMSPRVEIYSIDEAFCDLTGVRNCRDLTDFGKEIRATVLKRTHLTVGVGIAQTKTLAKLANHAAKKWQRQTGGVVDLSNIDRQRRLLALVPVEDVWGVGRRISKKLNAMGIKTALDLSEQSTWIIRKHFNVVLERTVRELRGEPCLDLEEFAPAKQEIVCSRSFGERVTEYEQMRQAICSYAARGAEKLRGEHQYCRFISAFVKTSPFALSEPYYGNSASMKLLTPTQDSRDIINAAVNCLGKIWKDGHRYQKAGIMLGDFFSQGVAQLNLFDENAPRAGSDKLMEVLDHLNAKDGKGTLYFAGQGIQQQWQMKREMLSPRYTTRYSDLLRVR
- a CDS encoding tail fiber domain-containing protein, which codes for MGDSVTANFGSLEIGAKKASSASFVDFHFLGTNDYDARILCGGNSNGAMGKGDFTFYAGKYVFIGDSFEFRNPVTCQNSISASAKIATSADMECKTKIAVLAPADNQNAHVWFYGTGGASRGVIYSGQTGIIQIRPDNNDNGGSNGYSFAFGADGKFTCVTMNQTSDERVKFDKEPVSNALEKVCSLTGYTFGIQLTESESVRSAGIIAQELEQVLPVAVSSGGTGTTPGGDEISDLKTVDYSAMSALYVEAIKELAERLKTIEKELAELRGPVVA
- a CDS encoding abortive infection system antitoxin AbiGi family protein encodes the protein MSRSLYPTTLFHFTEKLDTLFEILDSSDFRISFAREFIQGQSTNRNFGIPMVSFCDIRLTQLTQHTESYGHYGIGLSKDWANENGLNPVIYMSKHSSVFDNYNLEIRRLKAEVNKLLKHLDEIKSSGTKSQLTNAKRKYESAILSYKKIVDPLRYMKNYQATLKRRNGQEKPNYIFADEREWRFVPDIEKSIGKPVIAASKNISTQDGKRKYNEYYDDDRLPFSHKDIKYVIVEHESDVEKMMDFLHIKYGSKSSLIPRVLSTELIANDM